In Daphnia pulicaria isolate SC F1-1A chromosome 9, SC_F0-13Bv2, whole genome shotgun sequence, a single genomic region encodes these proteins:
- the LOC124313720 gene encoding ATP synthase subunit b, mitochondrial-like, whose amino-acid sequence MRRGFDWPFKNGCDSHQIDLFVTIRHSFRPRGHLKAAAAATTKCPERDVVNFPRPVRQVYPGKVHMGFIPCIGPYTFRLCLATYLCSKEIYIMEREFYAGLSIAIMGVYAVKKLGSGHSQIWPLKKPKARIAAEKVEQDRALAMKMLFDAVKRENVALQLEAAYRQQLRNPRNRFSAGQPAAITENCGESDCCDGNQVICQPYISPSLS is encoded by the exons ATGCGACGTGGATTTGACTGGCCTTTTAAAAACGGCTGTGACTCGCATCAAATCGACTTGTTCGTCACCATTCGCCATTCATTTCG ACCTCGCGGCCACCTCAAAGCGGCAGCTGCTGCTACAACAAAATGCCCAGAAAGAGATGTGGTAAACTTTCCAAGACCAGTCCGTCAAGTGTATCCTGGCAAAGTACACATGGGCTTCATCCCTTGTATTG GTCCCTACACTTTCAGACTGTGTTTGGCTACCTATTTGTGCAGCAAGGAAATCTACATCATGGAACGTGAATTCTACGCTGGTCTATCCATTGCCATCATGGGTGTGTATGCTGTGAAGAAACTTGGGTCTGGCCACAGCCAA ATATGGCCATTGAAGAAGCCAAAGGCTAGAATAGCGGCAGAGAAGGTTGAACAGGATCGAGCTCTTGCCATGAAGATGCTTTTTGACGCCGTTAAGAGGGAAAACGTGGCCCTTCAGCTTGAAGCTGCTTACCGCCAACAGCTCCGAAACCCCCGAAACCGTTTCTCTGCTGGGCAACCGGCAGCGATAACG GAAAACTGCGGAGAAAGCGACTGCTGTGATGGAAATCAAGTTATATGCCAGCCCTATATAAGTCCGTCGCTATCTTAG